One window from the genome of Salvia splendens isolate huo1 chromosome 9, SspV2, whole genome shotgun sequence encodes:
- the LOC121749838 gene encoding dnaJ homolog subfamily C member 18-like isoform X2 — protein sequence MQACGYTALGPTSFDGGGRPKFSVRWSRRLPIIASAPLNLTHYDVLGLLPNASSSEIKKAYRLLALKYHPDVNKEVGANEDFKSVRLAYEVLINESTRSEYDRALRYQPSSRRPLGEEWSVSQEYEDGLRLYRWRKMQWDKYWEKHKIEEEEDDEDEERESLFEVVRSAFLCVFLMQTIGVRLSLTFSSFMALVDRNLDAGYKFGYLIAWMVSGRGGVLLSIFLSFASWVCGKRSSGVVALVVVAMWFGSRCTPIPQGALLTLLYMSIKLHIDLN from the exons ATGCAGGCATGCGGCTACACAGCACTGGGGCCTACCTCCTTCGACGGTGGCGGTCGTCCCAAATTCAGTGTTCGATGGAGTCGCCGTCTTCCAATCATAGCTTCCGCCCCCCTCAACCTCACTCACTACGACGTCCTCGGCCTTTTACCTAACGCTTCCTCCTCTGAAATCAAGAAGGCCTACCGTCTTCTCGCTCTCAAG TATCATCCTGATGTTAATAAGGAAGTCGGAGCTAATGAGGATTTCAAGAGCGTCAGACTTGCTTATGAA GTACTGATCAATGAATCAACAAGAAGTGAATATGACAGAGCTCTCCGTTATCAACCTAGTAGCAGAAGGCCATTAGGGGAAGAGTGGTCCGTCAGCCAAGAATACGAAGATGGGCTGAGACTGTACAGATGGCGTAAAATGCAGTGGGACAAGTATTGGGAGAAACATAAGATTGAGGAAGAGGAGGACGATGAAGATGAGGAAAGAGAATCCTTGTTCGAAGTTGTTAGATCAGCATTCCTGTGTGTGTTTCTGATGCAAACAATAGGGGTGCGTCTATCTCTCACATTTAGTAGCTTTATGGCTCTGGTGGACCGAAATCTGGATGCGGGATATAAATTTGGGTATTTGATAGCGTGGATGGTAAGTGGAAGGGGCGGGGTTTTATTATCGATTTTCTTGTCATTTGCGAGTTGGGTGTGTGGGAAAAGGAGCAGCGGTGTAGTTGCTCTTGTAGTTGTTGCAATGTGGTTTGGTTCAAGGTGTACTCCAATTCCACAAGGTGCTCTTCTCACTCTTCTCTACATGTCAATCAAGCTGCACATTGATCTAAACTAA
- the LOC121749838 gene encoding uncharacterized protein LOC121749838 isoform X1, protein MYTPTTNHSGLSLSPQRLERERERERERERERERERERERERERERERERERERERERERERERFHMQACGYTALGPTSFDGGGRPKFSVRWSRRLPIIASAPLNLTHYDVLGLLPNASSSEIKKAYRLLALKYHPDVNKEVGANEDFKSVRLAYEVLINESTRSEYDRALRYQPSSRRPLGEEWSVSQEYEDGLRLYRWRKMQWDKYWEKHKIEEEEDDEDEERESLFEVVRSAFLCVFLMQTIGVRLSLTFSSFMALVDRNLDAGYKFGYLIAWMVSGRGGVLLSIFLSFASWVCGKRSSGVVALVVVAMWFGSRCTPIPQGALLTLLYMSIKLHIDLN, encoded by the exons ATGTACACTCCGACCACTAACCACTCCGGTCTCTCACTCTCACCGCAGagattagagagagagagagagagagagagagagagagagagagagagagagagagagagagagagagagagagagagagagagagagagagagagagagagagagagagagagagagagagagagagagagagagagagagagatttcaTATGCAGGCATGCGGCTACACAGCACTGGGGCCTACCTCCTTCGACGGTGGCGGTCGTCCCAAATTCAGTGTTCGATGGAGTCGCCGTCTTCCAATCATAGCTTCCGCCCCCCTCAACCTCACTCACTACGACGTCCTCGGCCTTTTACCTAACGCTTCCTCCTCTGAAATCAAGAAGGCCTACCGTCTTCTCGCTCTCAAG TATCATCCTGATGTTAATAAGGAAGTCGGAGCTAATGAGGATTTCAAGAGCGTCAGACTTGCTTATGAA GTACTGATCAATGAATCAACAAGAAGTGAATATGACAGAGCTCTCCGTTATCAACCTAGTAGCAGAAGGCCATTAGGGGAAGAGTGGTCCGTCAGCCAAGAATACGAAGATGGGCTGAGACTGTACAGATGGCGTAAAATGCAGTGGGACAAGTATTGGGAGAAACATAAGATTGAGGAAGAGGAGGACGATGAAGATGAGGAAAGAGAATCCTTGTTCGAAGTTGTTAGATCAGCATTCCTGTGTGTGTTTCTGATGCAAACAATAGGGGTGCGTCTATCTCTCACATTTAGTAGCTTTATGGCTCTGGTGGACCGAAATCTGGATGCGGGATATAAATTTGGGTATTTGATAGCGTGGATGGTAAGTGGAAGGGGCGGGGTTTTATTATCGATTTTCTTGTCATTTGCGAGTTGGGTGTGTGGGAAAAGGAGCAGCGGTGTAGTTGCTCTTGTAGTTGTTGCAATGTGGTTTGGTTCAAGGTGTACTCCAATTCCACAAGGTGCTCTTCTCACTCTTCTCTACATGTCAATCAAGCTGCACATTGATCTAAACTAA
- the LOC121747062 gene encoding putative H/ACA ribonucleoprotein complex subunit 1-like protein 1: protein MRPPRGCGGGGFRGGRDGGGRGFRGGGGGRFGGGGGRFGPRDEGPPAEVIEVSTFVNACEGDAVTKLSQEKIPYFNAPIYLENKTQIGKVDEIFGPINESFFSIKMMEGIVATSYSAGDKFFIDPAKLLPLARFLPQPKGQGQSARGGRGGGRGGGRGGGRGGRGGGGGFRGRGAPRGGGFRGGSRGGGSFRGRGRY from the exons ATGAGGCCTCCCAGGGGATGCGGTGGTGGAGGCTTTAGGGGTGGCCGAGACGGCGGCGGACGTGGCTTTcgaggaggaggtggaggccgtttcggcggcggcggcggccgtTTTGGTCCTCGCGACGAAGGCCCTCCTGCTGAAGTCATTG AGGTTTCGACTTTTGTTAATGCTTGTGAGGGCGATGCGGTGACGAAGCTGTCTCAGGAGAAAATACCCTACTTCAATGCTCCAATTTACCTTGAGAACAAGACACAGATTGGCAAAGTAGATGAAATCTTCGGTCCCATTAATGAGTCT TTCTTTTCGATTAAGATGATGGAGGGCATTGTTGCGACGTCGTATTCTGCCGGAGATAAATTCTTCATTGATCCAGCTAAGCTCTTGCCACTCGCCAGATTTCTTCCCCAGCCTAA GGGACAAGGGCAATCTGCTAGAGGTGGACGTGGGGGTGGAAGAGGTGGTGGAAGAGGTGGTGGAAGAGGTGGAAGAGGTGGTGGAGGAGGCTTCCGTGGAAGGGGTGCTCCCAGAGGTGGTGGATTTAGGGGCGGTAGTCGCGGCGGCGGTAGTTTCAGGGGCAGAGGAAGATATTAG